A region of Micromonospora sp. WMMD882 DNA encodes the following proteins:
- a CDS encoding type II toxin-antitoxin system PemK/MazF family toxin, whose amino-acid sequence MPEWLLWTVAVLAAVAAGWAWSGWRHRVGHGPDAGRPDRRRPGRGRPDRRRPGRPDVAPRPRDRRSTDAGTPRRGDIWWAEVPYADGTGAKVRPCLVLRADRRGADVLRITSQDKSHRDDHVRIPTRDWDPRADHDSFLDLSEPVRIDADAFRTRAGVCDPALHALLP is encoded by the coding sequence ATGCCGGAGTGGCTGCTCTGGACGGTGGCGGTGCTGGCGGCCGTGGCGGCCGGCTGGGCGTGGAGCGGTTGGCGACACCGCGTCGGGCACGGCCCGGACGCCGGCCGCCCCGACCGCCGCCGCCCCGGTCGCGGTCGGCCCGACCGCCGCCGCCCCGGCCGCCCGGACGTCGCGCCGCGTCCGCGGGACCGTCGCTCCACCGACGCCGGTACGCCCCGCCGGGGCGACATCTGGTGGGCGGAGGTGCCGTACGCGGACGGCACCGGCGCGAAGGTGCGCCCCTGCCTGGTGCTGCGGGCCGACCGCCGGGGCGCGGACGTCCTCAGGATCACCAGCCAGGACAAGAGCCACCGGGACGACCACGTGCGCATCCCGACCCGGGACTGGGACCCCCGAGCCGACCACGACAGTTTCCTCGACCTGTCCGAGCCGGTCCGGATCGACGCCGACGCGTTCCGTACCCGGGCCGGCGTCTGCGACCCCGCCCTCCACGCCCTCCTCCCCTGA
- a CDS encoding ADP-ribosylglycohydrolase family protein, protein MVVVIDTTARRAGSLYGLAYGDALGKPTEFLTVDEIVRRYGPGGPRALTGDPALVTDDTQMALAVAWALRDAPTLTPEAVEPLLRRRFVDWSVSPENDRAPGMTCLRACDGLARGLRWQEATQAGSKGCGANMRVTPVGLLDVDDDTFAGLAQLQAGLTHGHPTGLAASELTAYAVRALRAGVPLAELPDELVGHARRQRRVYRHDWLGDLWQRPGATDPAEFIARGWDECLAVLARLTRALAGPDDGGDPCRLTGEGWIAEEALATALFCAVRHADDPVAGLARGATTAGDSDSIAALAGAFLGAAHGMAAWPADWATRIEYADQLALLSTR, encoded by the coding sequence ATGGTCGTCGTGATCGACACCACCGCCCGCCGGGCCGGCTCCCTGTACGGACTGGCCTACGGGGACGCGCTGGGCAAACCCACCGAGTTCCTGACCGTCGACGAGATCGTCCGCCGCTACGGCCCGGGCGGTCCCCGGGCGCTGACCGGTGACCCCGCCCTGGTCACCGACGACACCCAGATGGCGCTGGCGGTCGCCTGGGCGCTGCGGGACGCGCCGACGCTGACCCCGGAGGCGGTCGAGCCGCTGCTGCGGCGACGGTTCGTCGACTGGTCGGTCAGCCCGGAGAACGACCGCGCCCCCGGCATGACCTGCCTGCGGGCCTGCGACGGGCTGGCCCGGGGGCTGCGCTGGCAGGAGGCGACCCAGGCCGGCTCGAAGGGCTGCGGCGCGAACATGCGGGTCACCCCGGTCGGCCTGCTCGACGTCGACGACGACACGTTCGCCGGGCTGGCCCAGTTGCAGGCCGGGCTGACCCACGGCCACCCGACCGGGCTGGCCGCCAGCGAGCTGACCGCGTACGCCGTCCGGGCGCTGCGCGCCGGCGTGCCCCTGGCGGAGCTGCCGGACGAGCTGGTCGGGCACGCCCGCCGGCAGCGCCGGGTCTACCGGCACGACTGGCTGGGTGACCTGTGGCAGCGCCCGGGGGCGACCGACCCGGCCGAGTTCATCGCCCGCGGCTGGGACGAGTGCCTGGCCGTGCTGGCCCGGTTGACCCGGGCGCTCGCCGGCCCGGACGACGGCGGCGACCCGTGCCGGCTCACCGGGGAGGGGTGGATCGCCGAGGAGGCGCTGGCCACCGCCCTGTTCTGCGCCGTACGGCACGCCGACGACCCGGTGGCCGGGCTGGCCCGGGGCGCGACCACCGCCGGTGACTCCGACTCGATCGCCGCGTTGGCCGGCGCGTTCCTGGGCGCGGCGCACGGCATGGCCGCCTGGCCCGCCGACTGGGCCACCCGCATCGAGTACGCCGACCAGCTCGCCCTCCTCTCCACCAGGTAG
- a CDS encoding VOC family protein, producing the protein MIGHLRTVVVDCPDPRALAGFYAELTGLTVAEDESDDGWVTLGGPPGRHPRIAFQHAPDLRPPAWPDPERPQQFHLDVQVDDIEVAERQVLALGARRLPGEGDDFRVYADPAGHPFCLVYQ; encoded by the coding sequence ATGATCGGACACCTTCGCACCGTCGTCGTCGACTGCCCCGACCCGCGGGCCCTGGCCGGCTTCTACGCCGAGCTGACCGGCCTGACGGTCGCCGAGGACGAGTCGGACGACGGTTGGGTGACGCTCGGCGGCCCGCCCGGCCGGCATCCCCGGATCGCCTTCCAGCACGCGCCCGACCTGCGCCCGCCGGCCTGGCCGGACCCGGAGCGCCCCCAGCAGTTCCACCTGGACGTCCAGGTGGACGACATCGAGGTCGCCGAGCGGCAGGTGCTCGCGTTGGGCGCCCGGCGGCTGCCGGGTGAGGGCGACGACTTCCGGGTGTACGCCGACCCGGCCGGTCACCCGTTCTGCCTGGTCTACCAGTAG
- a CDS encoding methionine synthase, with the protein MTDQQVWPWPRGAATGIGSLPGVDVAEAQRIVLGELPALPHLPELPARGPGADLIGRGAGLLVELPVELYAARWRIAPRPGRDLRRARDLMERDLDQLAEQAEEYAGPVKVQAAGPFTLAAALELPIGGRLLRDPGAVRDLTGSLAEGLRGHVEAVTRRLPRATVLLQLDEPSLPAALAGRVRTESGLGTYRAVEPEVARSTLRTVLGAVGVPTVVHCCAPDVPLELIRTAGAAGVALDLALVTDLDPLGEAIDAGLGLLAGAAPTLPPPAGRAPSSAQVADRVRQLWDRLGFPRARLPEQVVVTPACGLAGATPGYARDTMTACRDAARRLAEE; encoded by the coding sequence GTGACTGATCAGCAGGTGTGGCCCTGGCCCCGTGGCGCGGCGACCGGGATCGGCTCGCTGCCCGGCGTCGACGTCGCCGAGGCGCAGCGCATCGTCCTCGGTGAGCTGCCCGCCCTGCCCCACCTGCCCGAGCTGCCGGCCCGGGGCCCCGGCGCGGACCTGATCGGCCGGGGCGCCGGGCTGCTGGTCGAGCTGCCGGTCGAGCTGTACGCGGCCCGCTGGCGGATCGCCCCGCGCCCGGGGCGGGACCTGCGCCGCGCCCGGGACCTGATGGAGCGGGACCTCGACCAGCTCGCCGAGCAGGCCGAGGAGTACGCCGGGCCGGTCAAGGTGCAGGCGGCCGGCCCGTTCACCCTGGCCGCCGCCCTGGAGCTGCCGATCGGCGGCCGGCTGCTGCGGGACCCGGGCGCGGTCCGGGACCTCACCGGCTCGCTCGCCGAGGGGCTGCGCGGGCACGTCGAGGCGGTCACCCGGCGGCTGCCCCGGGCCACCGTGCTGCTCCAGCTCGACGAGCCGTCCCTGCCGGCGGCGCTGGCCGGTCGGGTCCGCACGGAGAGCGGGCTCGGCACGTACCGGGCGGTGGAGCCGGAGGTCGCCAGGTCGACGCTGCGGACGGTGCTCGGGGCGGTCGGCGTGCCGACCGTCGTGCACTGCTGCGCGCCCGACGTGCCGCTGGAGCTGATCCGCACGGCCGGGGCGGCCGGCGTCGCGTTGGACCTCGCCCTGGTCACCGACCTGGACCCGCTCGGCGAGGCGATCGACGCCGGCCTGGGGCTGCTGGCCGGGGCCGCGCCGACGCTGCCCCCGCCGGCCGGTCGCGCGCCGTCGTCGGCGCAGGTCGCCGACCGGGTACGTCAGCTCTGGGACCGCCTCGGCTTCCCCCGCGCCCGACTGCCGGAGCAGGTGGTGGTCACCCCGGCGTGCGGCCTGGCCGGGGCGACCCCCGGGTACGCGCGGGACACGATGACCGCCTGCCGGGACGCCGCCCGGCGACTCGCCGAGGAGTAG
- the mnmA gene encoding tRNA 2-thiouridine(34) synthase MnmA translates to MRVLAAMSGGVDSAVAAARAVEAGHDVTGVHLALARNPQTHRTGARGCCTLEDSRDARRAADVLGIPFYVWDMADRFQEHVVDDFVAEYAAGRTPNPCLRCNEKIKFAAVLDRAVALGFDAVVTGHHARLGPDGLLRRSVDLAKDQSYVLAVLTRAQLDRSMFPLGDSTKAQVRAEAARRGLAVADKPDSHDICFIADGDTRGFLAERLGETPGDVVDAVTGAVVGSHAGAYAYTVGQRRGLRLDRPAPDGRPRYVLSITPVTNTVTVGPAEALEVDEVDAERPVWTAGPRPDHPIECEVQLRAHGNVAPATVTVTVDRLRATLRRPVRGVAAGQAVVAYRPDPAGDVVLGSATVRS, encoded by the coding sequence GTGAGGGTCTTGGCAGCGATGTCCGGCGGGGTCGACTCGGCGGTGGCCGCCGCGCGGGCGGTGGAGGCGGGGCACGACGTCACCGGCGTGCACCTGGCGCTGGCCCGTAACCCGCAGACCCACCGCACCGGGGCGCGCGGCTGCTGCACCCTGGAGGATTCGCGGGACGCCCGCCGCGCCGCCGACGTGCTCGGCATCCCGTTCTACGTGTGGGACATGGCCGACCGGTTCCAGGAGCACGTGGTCGACGACTTCGTGGCCGAGTACGCGGCCGGTCGTACCCCGAACCCGTGCCTGCGCTGCAACGAGAAGATCAAGTTCGCGGCGGTGCTGGACCGCGCGGTAGCCCTCGGGTTCGACGCCGTGGTCACCGGCCACCATGCCCGACTCGGCCCGGACGGGCTGCTGCGGCGCAGCGTCGACCTGGCCAAGGACCAGTCGTACGTGCTGGCCGTGCTCACCCGCGCGCAGCTCGACCGGTCGATGTTCCCGCTCGGCGACTCCACCAAGGCGCAGGTGCGCGCCGAGGCGGCCCGGCGGGGGCTGGCCGTGGCCGACAAGCCCGACTCGCACGACATCTGCTTCATCGCCGACGGCGACACCCGGGGCTTCCTCGCGGAGCGGCTCGGCGAGACGCCCGGCGACGTGGTCGACGCGGTCACCGGCGCGGTCGTCGGCAGCCACGCCGGCGCGTACGCGTACACCGTCGGCCAGCGGCGTGGCCTGCGCCTGGACCGGCCCGCCCCGGACGGTCGTCCCCGCTACGTGCTCTCCATCACCCCGGTGACCAACACGGTCACCGTCGGCCCCGCCGAGGCGCTGGAGGTCGACGAGGTGGACGCCGAGCGGCCGGTGTGGACCGCCGGTCCGCGCCCCGACCACCCGATCGAGTGCGAGGTGCAGCTCCGCGCGCACGGCAACGTGGCGCCCGCCACCGTCACCGTCACCGTCGACCGGCTGCGGGCCACCCTGCGCCGCCCGGTGCGGGGCGTCGCCGCCGGTCAGGCCGTCGTGGCGTACCGCCCCGACCCGGCCGGCGACGTCGTGCTCGGCTCGGCGACCGTACGATCCTGA
- a CDS encoding cysteine desulfurase family protein has translation MAYLDHAATTPMLDEALAAYTAAARDVGNPSSLHAAGRRARRRVEESRERVAAALGSRPSEVVFTAGGTESDNLAVKGIFWARRDAGRDRVVSSAVEHHAVLDAVDWLVGHERAGVGWLPVDQAGRLDPERLRAELAEHPDRVALVTAMWANNEVGTVQPVAELAAVAAEHGVPFHTDAVQAVGQVPVDFAASGVAALTVTGHKLGGPTGVGALLLARDVSATPLLHGGGQERDVRSGTLDTAGIVAFAVAVETAVKNQQEYAARVAALRDDLVERVRRAVPEAVHNGDRSDRLPGNAHFSFPGCEGDALLLLLDAQGIACSTGSACSAGVAQPSHVLLAMGADNDRARSSLRFSLGHTSTAADVDALVAALPAAVERARRAGAIRSARG, from the coding sequence ATGGCATACCTGGATCACGCGGCGACCACCCCGATGCTCGACGAGGCGCTGGCGGCGTACACCGCCGCGGCCCGTGACGTCGGCAACCCGTCGTCCCTGCACGCGGCGGGACGGCGGGCCCGCCGTCGGGTGGAGGAGTCCCGGGAACGGGTGGCCGCCGCGCTCGGCTCCCGCCCGTCCGAGGTGGTCTTCACGGCCGGCGGGACGGAGAGCGACAACCTCGCGGTCAAGGGGATCTTCTGGGCCCGCCGGGACGCCGGCCGGGACCGGGTCGTCTCCAGCGCCGTCGAGCACCACGCCGTGCTCGACGCGGTGGACTGGCTGGTCGGCCACGAGCGGGCCGGGGTGGGCTGGCTGCCGGTCGACCAGGCCGGGCGGCTCGACCCGGAACGGCTGCGCGCCGAACTGGCCGAGCACCCCGACCGGGTGGCCCTGGTGACGGCGATGTGGGCGAACAACGAGGTCGGCACCGTCCAACCGGTCGCCGAGCTGGCCGCGGTCGCCGCCGAGCACGGGGTGCCGTTCCACACCGACGCGGTCCAGGCCGTCGGGCAGGTCCCGGTGGACTTCGCCGCCAGCGGGGTGGCCGCGCTGACCGTCACCGGCCACAAGCTCGGCGGCCCGACCGGGGTGGGCGCGCTGCTGCTCGCCCGGGACGTCTCGGCCACGCCGTTGCTGCACGGCGGCGGCCAGGAGCGGGACGTCCGCTCCGGCACGCTCGACACGGCCGGCATCGTCGCGTTCGCGGTCGCGGTGGAGACCGCGGTGAAGAACCAGCAGGAGTACGCCGCCCGGGTGGCCGCCCTCCGCGACGACCTGGTGGAACGGGTCCGGCGGGCGGTCCCCGAGGCGGTGCACAACGGCGACCGGTCCGACCGGCTGCCCGGCAACGCGCACTTCTCGTTCCCGGGTTGCGAGGGGGACGCGCTGCTGCTGCTGCTGGACGCCCAGGGCATCGCCTGCTCGACCGGGTCGGCCTGCTCGGCCGGGGTGGCCCAACCTTCGCACGTCCTGCTGGCGATGGGCGCGGACAACGACCGGGCCCGCTCGTCCCTGCGTTTCTCGCTCGGTCACACCTCGACCGCCGCCGACGTGGACGCGCTGGTCGCCGCGCTGCCGGCCGCCGTGGAGCGGGCGCGTCGGGCCGGCGCGATCCGCTCCGCCCGCGGCTGA
- a CDS encoding class F sortase, with protein sequence MTVRNRGALAAMAAGAAALTVATVVACRARPAENVGGADVERLASPTSTAPAPAAPRIPVATGDLPSVAAATVPPVRLRIPAIDVTATVDPVGVDAGTGEFAVPPSVDEVGWYRYGPGLEAGRGSIVVAGHVDSATQGRGAFHRLRELDRGDTVTLTGRDGTDRAYRVVAREEYDKTRIPLERYFARDGEVRLTLITCGGPFDAEARRYRDNVVVTAVPA encoded by the coding sequence GTGACGGTGCGCAACCGCGGCGCGCTGGCGGCGATGGCCGCCGGCGCTGCCGCGCTCACCGTCGCCACGGTGGTCGCCTGCCGCGCCCGACCGGCGGAGAACGTCGGCGGCGCGGACGTCGAACGGCTGGCGAGCCCCACGTCGACGGCGCCCGCCCCGGCAGCCCCCCGGATCCCGGTGGCCACCGGTGACCTGCCGAGCGTCGCCGCCGCCACCGTCCCGCCGGTCCGGCTGCGCATCCCGGCGATCGACGTCACCGCCACCGTGGACCCGGTGGGCGTGGACGCGGGCACCGGCGAGTTCGCCGTGCCGCCCAGCGTGGACGAGGTCGGCTGGTACCGGTACGGCCCCGGTCTGGAGGCCGGGCGCGGCTCCATCGTCGTCGCCGGGCACGTGGACAGCGCCACCCAGGGTCGAGGGGCGTTCCACCGGCTCCGGGAGCTGGACCGGGGCGACACCGTCACGCTCACCGGCCGGGACGGGACGGACCGCGCGTACCGGGTGGTGGCCCGCGAGGAGTACGACAAGACGAGGATTCCGCTGGAGCGGTACTTCGCCCGCGACGGCGAGGTCCGGCTCACCCTGATCACCTGCGGTGGCCCGTTCGACGCCGAGGCCCGCCGCTACCGGGACAACGTCGTGGTCACCGCCGTACCGGCCTGA
- a CDS encoding DUF4397 domain-containing protein produces MQVTYFRRVTAGAAVAVATFAGVSAVTATPAYAATSQVSVVHGIPDTPVDVYVNGEKTLDNFQPGDVAGPLDLAEGAYDIALTRPGQPVGSAILSVDDAQVPGGANISIAAHLDANGQPKITPFVNDTAKVDAGKARLIVRHTAAAPAVDVRAGGEPVFEDLTNPNEAKADVDAGAVSADVVLAGTDTVAIGPAELNLAEGTATVVFAIGSAEGDNLELVAQTIEGLHSAPNGVPSGDGGLAATGPAAWWYLLAGAGVLLLVGGGARTVAVRVGRR; encoded by the coding sequence ATGCAGGTCACGTACTTCCGTCGGGTCACCGCGGGCGCCGCGGTGGCCGTGGCGACGTTCGCCGGCGTCAGCGCCGTCACCGCCACGCCCGCGTACGCCGCCACCTCCCAGGTCTCCGTGGTGCACGGCATCCCGGACACCCCGGTCGACGTCTACGTCAACGGCGAGAAGACGCTCGACAACTTCCAGCCCGGTGACGTGGCGGGCCCGCTGGACCTCGCCGAGGGCGCCTACGACATCGCCCTGACCAGGCCGGGTCAGCCGGTCGGCAGCGCGATCCTCAGCGTGGACGACGCGCAGGTGCCGGGCGGGGCGAACATCAGCATCGCCGCCCACCTCGACGCCAACGGTCAACCGAAGATCACCCCGTTCGTCAACGACACCGCCAAGGTCGACGCGGGCAAGGCCCGGCTGATCGTCCGGCACACCGCCGCCGCCCCGGCGGTGGACGTCCGGGCCGGCGGCGAGCCGGTGTTCGAGGACCTGACCAACCCGAACGAGGCCAAGGCGGACGTCGACGCCGGCGCCGTCTCGGCGGACGTGGTGCTCGCCGGCACCGACACCGTGGCGATCGGCCCGGCCGAGCTGAACCTGGCCGAGGGCACCGCCACCGTCGTGTTCGCGATCGGCTCGGCCGAGGGCGACAACCTGGAACTGGTCGCGCAGACCATCGAGGGGTTGCACTCCGCGCCGAACGGGGTGCCCAGCGGTGACGGCGGCCTCGCGGCCACCGGCCCGGCCGCCTGGTGGTACCTGCTCGCCGGGGCCGGCGTGCTGCTGCTGGTCGGCGGCGGCGCGCGGACGGTCGCCGTCCGGGTCGGCCGCCGGTGA
- a CDS encoding sigma-70 family RNA polymerase sigma factor, translating into MTAETSDTGPPRHDDLAERFRAGDEAALREAYDRYGRSVFHLATSTLVNRADAEDVTQAAFVAAWLGRETFDPTKGSLVGWLLGITRRKVVDRLRVAARETRAVETVRQLPEPESTGPDPDRVVDRLVIADELARLPADQRRMLELAFFDDLTHQQIATVTGVPLGTVKSHIRRGMATLKRRWEVDGATAPGARPAGISGAR; encoded by the coding sequence GTGACGGCGGAGACATCCGACACCGGGCCTCCCCGGCACGACGACCTGGCCGAACGGTTCCGCGCCGGCGACGAGGCCGCGCTGCGGGAGGCGTACGACAGGTACGGCCGGTCGGTGTTCCACCTGGCCACCAGCACGCTGGTCAACCGGGCCGACGCCGAGGACGTCACCCAGGCGGCGTTCGTCGCGGCCTGGCTGGGCCGGGAGACGTTCGACCCGACGAAGGGCTCGCTGGTCGGCTGGCTGCTCGGGATCACCCGGCGCAAGGTGGTGGACCGGTTGCGGGTGGCGGCCCGGGAGACCAGAGCGGTCGAGACCGTACGGCAGTTACCCGAACCGGAGTCGACCGGACCGGACCCGGACCGGGTGGTGGACCGGCTGGTGATCGCCGACGAGCTGGCCCGCCTCCCCGCCGACCAGCGCCGCATGCTCGAACTGGCGTTCTTCGACGACCTGACCCACCAGCAGATAGCGACGGTGACCGGAGTGCCGCTGGGCACGGTCAAGAGCCACATCCGCCGTGGCATGGCGACCCTGAAACGTCGATGGGAGGTGGACGGTGCGACAGCACCTGGAGCACGACCGGCTGGTATTTCTGGCGCTCGGTGA
- a CDS encoding anti-sigma factor yields the protein MRQHLEHDRLVFLALGEHESDAGENHHLDTCARCRAELDALRHVAGIGAETQALRDLPAPPAPVWDAIAAEVAAAQALPSLTRAHDDAPATAAAPGPVDPRPADPGSVDPGSVGPGSIGARPAEPRPTDPRPVGPEPVDPPDARPGSLGARPVRSRAARRPRRVSRWVGTALTAAAAAAVGVVGTLTVVRPDAPEPPPRVLASAPLSAYGPTPPEASGDARVFADGRLHLHVSNLPEAPGYHEVWLIDPQTMEMFSVGVLGEGPDALLPLPPNVDLDRYSVVDVSAEQYDNDTAHSGDSLLRGTLTG from the coding sequence GTGCGACAGCACCTGGAGCACGACCGGCTGGTATTTCTGGCGCTCGGTGAGCACGAGTCGGACGCCGGCGAGAACCACCACCTCGATACCTGCGCGCGGTGCCGGGCCGAGCTGGACGCGCTGCGGCACGTCGCCGGGATCGGCGCGGAGACGCAGGCGCTGCGCGACCTGCCCGCGCCGCCCGCGCCGGTCTGGGACGCCATCGCCGCCGAGGTGGCCGCCGCGCAGGCGCTGCCGTCGCTGACCCGGGCCCACGACGACGCCCCGGCGACGGCAGCCGCTCCCGGGCCGGTCGACCCACGACCCGCCGACCCGGGCTCCGTCGACCCGGGCTCCGTCGGCCCGGGCTCCATCGGCGCACGACCCGCCGAACCACGACCCACCGACCCACGCCCCGTCGGCCCAGAGCCGGTCGACCCGCCCGACGCGCGACCCGGCTCCCTGGGCGCACGGCCGGTGCGGTCTCGGGCCGCGCGGCGACCGCGCCGGGTCTCCCGTTGGGTGGGCACGGCGTTGACCGCCGCCGCCGCCGCGGCGGTCGGCGTCGTCGGCACCCTGACCGTGGTACGCCCCGACGCCCCCGAACCGCCGCCCCGGGTGCTGGCCAGCGCGCCGTTGTCCGCGTACGGGCCGACGCCGCCGGAGGCCAGCGGGGACGCCCGGGTGTTCGCCGACGGCCGGTTGCACCTGCACGTGTCGAACCTGCCCGAGGCCCCCGGCTACCACGAGGTGTGGCTGATCGACCCGCAGACCATGGAGATGTTCTCGGTGGGCGTTCTCGGCGAGGGGCCCGACGCGCTGTTACCGTTGCCTCCGAACGTCGACCTCGACCGGTACTCGGTGGTGGACGTCTCCGCCGAGCAGTACGACAACGACACCGCCCACTCCGGTGACAGCCTGTTGCGGGGCACCCTGACGGGCTGA
- a CDS encoding electron transfer flavoprotein subunit alpha/FixB family protein, with translation MSEVLVVVEATREFGVKKVTLEMLTLARELGTPAAVVLGGPGAAEALTATLGEYGAEKVYAAESEEIDGYLVAPKATVVAELVRRTQPAAVLLASSQEGKEIAARLAVKLDNGILTDVVALAADGTATQVAFAGSTIVTSRVTRGLPLVTVRPNSVNPAPAAATPAVEQLTVAVTDTDKLAKVVDRVAEQKGSRPELTEASVVVSGGRGVGNADNFKLVEELADLLGGAVGASRAAVDSGYYPHQFQVGQTGKTVSPQLYVALGISGAIQHRAGMQTSKTIVAVNKDGEAPIFELADFGVVGDLFKIVPQSAEEIRKRK, from the coding sequence ATGTCTGAGGTTCTCGTCGTCGTCGAAGCCACCCGGGAGTTCGGCGTCAAGAAGGTCACCCTGGAGATGCTCACCCTCGCCCGCGAGCTGGGCACGCCCGCCGCGGTGGTGCTGGGTGGCCCCGGCGCGGCCGAGGCGCTGACCGCCACGCTCGGCGAGTACGGCGCGGAGAAGGTCTACGCGGCCGAGAGCGAGGAGATCGACGGCTACCTGGTGGCCCCGAAGGCCACCGTCGTCGCCGAGCTGGTCCGGCGGACGCAGCCGGCCGCCGTCCTGCTGGCGTCCAGCCAGGAGGGCAAGGAGATCGCGGCCCGGCTGGCGGTCAAGCTGGACAACGGCATCCTCACCGACGTGGTGGCCCTCGCCGCCGACGGCACCGCCACCCAGGTCGCCTTCGCCGGCTCGACCATCGTCACGTCCCGGGTGACCCGGGGGCTGCCGCTGGTCACCGTCCGGCCGAACTCGGTCAACCCGGCGCCCGCCGCGGCGACGCCGGCGGTCGAGCAGCTCACCGTGGCGGTGACCGACACCGACAAGCTCGCGAAGGTCGTCGACCGGGTCGCCGAGCAGAAGGGCTCCCGCCCCGAGCTGACCGAGGCGTCGGTCGTCGTCTCCGGCGGCCGGGGAGTCGGCAACGCCGACAACTTCAAGCTGGTCGAGGAGCTGGCCGACCTGCTCGGCGGCGCGGTAGGGGCGTCCCGGGCCGCCGTCGACTCCGGCTACTACCCGCACCAGTTCCAGGTGGGCCAGACCGGCAAGACGGTCTCCCCGCAGCTCTACGTCGCGCTGGGCATCTCCGGCGCCATCCAGCACCGGGCCGGCATGCAGACCTCGAAGACCATCGTCGCGGTGAACAAGGACGGCGAGGCGCCGATCTTCGAGCTGGCCGACTTCGGCGTGGTCGGCGACCTGTTCAAGATCGTTCCGCAGAGCGCCGAGGAGATCCGCAAGCGCAAGTGA
- a CDS encoding electron transfer flavoprotein subunit beta/FixA family protein has translation MNIVVLVKQVPDSGADRNLRSDDNTVDRGSANNVINEMDEYAIEEALKIKEAHGGEVTILTMGPDRATESIRKALSMGPDKAVHVLDDALHGSCAVATSKVLAAALGTLAADLVLCGAESTDGRVQVLPHMLAERLGVAALTGARKLTVDGGTLTVERQTEEGYEVVTASTPAVVSVWDTINEPRYPSFKGIMAAKKKPVQTLSLADLGVAPSEVGFDGATSAVVEHSKRPPRSGGAKITDEGDGGVKLVEFLATEKFV, from the coding sequence ATGAACATCGTCGTACTCGTCAAGCAGGTGCCCGACTCGGGCGCGGACCGCAACCTGCGCAGTGACGACAACACCGTCGACCGCGGCTCGGCGAACAACGTCATCAACGAGATGGACGAGTACGCCATCGAAGAGGCGCTGAAGATCAAGGAAGCGCACGGTGGCGAGGTCACCATCCTGACCATGGGGCCGGACCGGGCGACCGAGTCGATCCGCAAGGCGCTGTCCATGGGGCCGGACAAGGCCGTCCACGTGTTGGACGACGCCCTGCACGGCTCCTGCGCGGTCGCCACCTCCAAGGTGCTCGCCGCCGCCCTGGGCACGCTCGCCGCCGACCTGGTCCTCTGCGGCGCGGAGTCGACCGACGGCCGGGTCCAGGTCCTGCCGCACATGCTCGCCGAACGGCTGGGCGTGGCCGCGCTGACCGGCGCGCGGAAGCTGACCGTCGACGGCGGCACGCTGACCGTCGAGCGGCAGACCGAGGAGGGCTACGAGGTGGTCACCGCCTCGACCCCGGCCGTGGTCTCGGTGTGGGACACCATCAACGAGCCGCGCTACCCGTCGTTCAAGGGCATCATGGCGGCCAAGAAGAAGCCGGTGCAGACGCTCTCCCTGGCCGACCTGGGGGTCGCGCCGAGCGAGGTCGGCTTCGACGGCGCGACCAGCGCCGTGGTGGAGCACAGCAAGCGTCCGCCGCGCTCCGGCGGCGCGAAGATCACCGACGAGGGGGACGGCGGCGTGAAGCTCGTCGAGTTCCTCGCCACCGAGAAGTTCGTGTGA